The Solanum pennellii chromosome 11, SPENNV200 genome contains a region encoding:
- the LOC107003277 gene encoding callose synthase 5 codes for MTNPARPAEGMDPPQTPVGGAGPSSLTRRPSRSAATTTFSMEVFDNEVVPSSLQSIAPILRVAREIQNERPRVAYLCRFYAFEKAHRLDPTSGGRGVRQFKTNLFQRLERDNASSLASRVKKTDAREIESFYKQYYEQYVVSLNKGEQADRAQLGKAYQTAGVLFEVLCAVNKSEKVEEVAPEIIAAANDVQAKKEIYAPYNILPLDSAGASQSIMQLEEVKAAVSALSNTRGLNWPASFEQQRQKTGELDVLDWLRAMFGFQRDNVRNQRENLSLLLANIHIRLIPKAEPLNKLDDRAVDALMNKLFKNYKTWCKYLGKKHSLRLPQAQQEAQQRKILYMGLYLLIWGEAANLRFMPECLCYIFHNMAYELHGLLAGNVSIVTGENIKPSYGGDDESFLRKVITPIYRVIDKEAKKSKDGKAPYSSWCNYDDLNEYFWSQDCFSLGWPMRDDGDFFKSTRDTTQGKGAANKKPGKMGKSYFVETRSFWHIFRSYDRLWTFFLLSLQAMVIFAWSGIPVLDIFKKDSLYNLSSIFITAAMLRFLQSILDLFLNFPGYHRWRFTDVLRNVLKVVVSLAWCVILPLFYLQESNSELLTKIRSSLTFLDKMKGIPPMYLMAVAVYLLPNLLTTALFIFPMLRRWIENSDWLVVRFLLWWSQPRIYVGRGMHESQFALIKYTLFWVLLLCAKFAFSYFIQIKPLIKPTKMIMNINRVQYSWHEFFPDARNNYGAVVALWAPVVMVYFMDAQIWYAIFSTLCGGVIGAFDRLGEIRTLGMLRSRFQSLPGAFNTYLVPNDKADKKRFSLSKSFNEVSPSKRSEAAKFAQLWNEFICSFREEDLISDREMDLLLVPYSSDPSLKVMQWPPFLLASKIPIALDMALQFRSKDADLWKRICADEYMKCAVIECYESFKLVLNALVVGETEKRIIGIIIKEVENSISKNTFLSSFRTGPLQNLCKKFVDLLEILRDGDPSKRNNVVIALQDMLEIVTRDMMVNEIGELVELGHSGRDSGKQLFANTDSRTAIAFPPPVTAQWEEQLRRLYLLLTVKESAVEVPTNLEARRRISFFTNSLFMEMPRAPRVRKMLSFSVMTPYYSEETVYSKGDLEMENEDGVSIIYYLQKIYPDEWNNFMERLGCKKEQEVWEIEENILQLRHWASLRGQTLCRTVRGMMYYRRALKLQAFLDMASEGEILEGYKAVTVPSEEDKKSQRSLYAQLEAVADMKFTYVATCQNYGIQKRNGDRHATDILNLMVNNPSLRVAYIDEVEEREGGKTQKVYYSVLVKAVDNLDQEIYRIKLPGAAKIGEGKPENQNHAIVFSRGEALQTIDMNQDNYLEEALKMRNLLEEFNEDHGVRAPTILGVREHIFTGSVSSLAWFMSNQETSFVTIGQRVLARPLRVRFHYGHPDVFDRIFHITRGGISKASRGINLSEDIFAGFNSTLRRGNITHHEYIQVGKGRDVGLNQISLFEAKVACGNGEQTLSRDLYRLGHRFDFFRMLSCYFTTTGFYISSMLVVLTVYAFLYGKLYLALSGLEQSIVKVARSKGDDALKAAMASQSVVQLGLLMALPMVMEIGLERGFRTALGDIIIMNLQLAAVFFTFSLGTKLHYFGRTILHGGAKYRATGRGFVVRHEKFAENYRMYSRSHFTKALEIMICLIAYQIFGVAVTDNIAFILLSGSMWFLVISWLFAPFLFNPSGFEWQKIVDDWEDWGKWISNHGGIGVPATKSWESWWDEEQEHLQCSGLIGRFCEVLLSMRFLLFQYGIVYQLNVSNSDKSIMVYGLSWLVIVFVMVVLKIVSLGRKKFSADFQLMFRLLKLFLFIGFIVTFVMLFKFLSLTVGDIFASLLAFLPTGWALLSIAQACRPVVKGIGMWGSVKALARGYDYLMGLVIFTPVAVLAWFPFVSEFQTRLLFNQAFSRGLQIQRILAGGKKHK; via the exons ATGACGAATCCGGCAAGACCGGCGGAGGGAATGGACCCCCCCCAGACACCGGTCGGGGGCGCAGGGCCCTCGTCACTGACTAGGCGACCGTCACGAAGTGCCGCCACCACTACCTTCTCTATGGAGGTGTTTGACAACGAGGTTGTTCCCTCTTCTCTCCAGTCCATTGCACCAATCCTTCGCGTCGCTAGAGAGATCCAAAATGAACGCCCTCGCGTTGCTTATCTTT GTCGGTTCTATGCGTTTGAGAAGGCGCATAGATTGGATCCCACCTCAGGTGGACGTGGTGTTCGGCAATTCAAAACCAATCTCTTCCAACGTTTAGAGCGT GACAACGCGTCGAGTCTTGCTTCTCGTGTGAAAAAGACTGATGCACGGGAAATTGAGAGCTTTTACAAGCAATACTATGAGCAGTATGTTGTGTCTCTTAACAAGGGAGAACAAGCAGACAG AGCTCAGCTCGGTAAAGCATATCAGACTGCTGGGGTGCTTTTTGAAGTTCTTTGTGCAGTTAATAAGTCtgaaaaagttgaagaagttgCTCCTGAG ATCATTGCTGCAGCAAATGATGTTCAGGCCAAAAAGGAAATATATGCCCCCTATAATATTCTACCCCTGGATTCGGCTGGAGCCTCTCAGTCCATTATGCAACTTGAGGAG GTTAAAGCGGCCGTTTCTGCTCTCTCAAATACACGTGGGTTGAATTGGCCAGCTTCATTTGAACAGCAGAGGCAGAAAACAGGGGAACTGGATGTGCTAGATTGGTTAAGGGCAATGTTTGGGTTTCAG AGGGACAATGTAAGAAACCAGCGGGAGAATCTGAGTTTGCTCCTTGCGAATATTCATATAAGGCTAATCCCCAAGGCTGAGCCACTTAACAAG CTTGACGATCGAGCTGTGGATGCTCTAATGAACAAGTTGTTCAAAAACTACAAAACATGGTGTAAGTACTTGGGAAAAAAACACAGTTTGCG GCTCCCTCAAGCTCAACAAGAAGCACAACAAAGAAAGATACTTTACATGGGCCTTTACCTTCTAATATGGGGTGAAGCAGCTAATCTCCGCTTCATGCCAGAGTGTCTGTGTTACATCTTCCATAAT ATGGCATATGAACTCCATGGCCTCTTAGCAGGAAATGTGAGCATTGTCACTGGAGAAAATATCAAGCCTTCTTATGGTGGGGATGACGAATCATTCCTGCGGAAGGTCATTACTCCCATTTACCGTGTGATTGATAAG GAAGCCAAAAAAAGCAAAGATGGAAAAGCACCCTACTCAAGTTGGTGCAATTATGATGATCTGAACGAATATTTCTG GTCGCAAGATTGCTTTTCTTTAGGTTGGCCAATGCGTGATGATGGCGACTTCTTTAAGTCAACACGTGACACCACACAA GGAAAAGGAGCTGCTAATAAAAAACCTGGAAAAATGGGAAAATCATACTTTGTTGAGACACGGTCATTTTGGCATATCTTCCGAAGCTATGACCGTCTTTGGACCTTTTTTCTCCTGTCTTTGCAG GCCATGGTCATATTTGCATGGAGTGGGATTCCTGTGTTGGATATATTTAAGAAGGATTCTTTATACAACCTGTCCAGTATTTTCATAACGGCAGCTATGCTTCGCTTTCTCCAAA GTATCCTGGACCTTTTTCTTAACTTCCCGGGTTATCATAGATGGAGGTTCACAGATGTACTGAGGAATGTTCTGAAGGTAGTTGTCAGTCTTGCATGGTGTGTCATCCTCCCACTATTTTATCTCCAAGAAAGCAACTCAGAGCTACTTACGAAGATCCGAAGTTCCCTGACATTTCTAGACAAGATGAAGGGGATTCCTCCTATGTACCTAATGGCTGTGGCTGTATATCTACTGCCCAATTTACTTACTACAGCTTTGTTTATCTTCCCGATGCTCCGTCGATGGATTGAGAACTCGGATTGGCTTGTTGTAAGGTTCCTTCTGTGGTGGTCACAG CCAAGAATATATGTTGGGAGGGGAATGCATGAAAGTCAATTTGCACTTATAAA GTATACTCTCTTCTGGGTGCTACTTCTTTGTGCAAAATTTGCATTCAGCTACTTTATTCAG ATAAAACCTCTTATAAAACCCACAAAAATGATAATGAACATCAATCGCGTTCAGTATTCTTGGCATGAGTTTTTCCCCGATG CTAGGAACAACTATGGGGCTGTGGTTGCACTGTGGGCACCAGTTGTCATG GTTTACTTTATGGATGCTCAAATATGGTATGCTATTTTCTCAACTTTGTGTGGTGGTGTTATAGGTGCCTTTGATCGTCTGGGTGAG ATAAGAACTTTAGGAATGTTAAGGTCAAGATTTCAGTCTCTGCCTGGTGCATTCAACACTTACTTGGTGCCTAATGATAAAGCTGACAAAAAAAGATTTTCACTCTCCAAGAGTTTTAATGAG GTTTCACCCAGCAAGAGAAGTGAAGCTGCAAAGTTCGCTCAATTATGGAATGAATTTATATGCAGTTTCCGCGAAGAGGATCTTATTAGTGACAG GGAGATGGACCTATTACTTGTTCCTTATTCTTCGGATCCAAGTCTGAAAGTTATGCAATGGCCACCCTTTTTACTTGCTAGCAAG ATTCCAATTGCATTGGACATGGCTTTACAATTTCGTTCCAAAGATGCTGACCTTTGGAAGCGCATATGTGCTGATGAATACATGAAGTGTGCCGTTATTGAATGCTACGAGTCTTTTAAACTTGTTCTTAATGCCCTGGTTGTTGGAGAAACTGAGAAAAG GATCATAGGAATCATCATAAAAGAAGTTGAAAACAGCATCTCAAAGAACACGTTCCTTTCGAGTTTCAGAACAGGACCTTTGCAAAACCTTTGCAAGAAATTTGTAGACCTACTTGAGATACTG AGAGATGGCGATCCATCTAAAAGGAACAACGTTGTCATAGCACTGCAGGATATGTTAGAAATAGTGACCCGTGACATGATGGTGAATGAAATCGG GGAACTTGTAGAACTTGGTCATAGTGGAAGGGATTCTGGGAAACAGCTCTTTGCTAATACTGACTCAAGAACAGCTATTGCATTCCCTCCTCCAGTAACAGCACAGTGGGAAGAACAg CTTCGGCGTCTTTATCTTCTCTTGACTGTGAAAGAATCAGCAGTTGAAGTTCCAACTAACCTCGAAGCACGGAGAAGGATTTCCTTTTTCACAAATTCATTGTTCATGGAAATGCCACGTGCACCTCGAGTGCGCAAAATGCTTTCATTCAG TGTCATGACCCCATACTACAGTGAGGAAACTGTCTACTCAAAAGGTGATCTTGAGATGGAAAATGAAGATGGTGTATCAATCATTTACTATCTCCAAAAGATTTATCCAG ATGAATGGAATAACTTCATGGAACGTCTTGGATGTAAAAAGGAGCAAGAGGTTTGGGAAATTGAAGAAAACATCTTGCAGCTACGTCATTGGGCCTCATTAAGGGGACAGACTCTCTGCAGAACAG TAAGAGGAATGATGTACTACAGAAGGGCTTTGAAGCTTCAAGCATTTCTTGATATGGCTTCAGAAGGAG AGATTCTCGAAGGATACAAAGCTGTTACAGTACCATCCGAGGAGGATAAGAAAAGCCAAAGATCGTTGTATGCTCAATTAGAAGCTGTGGCTGATATGAAATTCACATATGTCGCCACCTGCCAGAATTATGGAATTCAAAAGCGAAATGGAGATCGGCATGCAACTGATATTCTGAATTTGATGGTCAA CAACCCCTCTCTCCGTGTAGCATATattgatgaagttgaagaacGGGAAGGTGGAAAAACTCAGAAGGTTTATTATTCAGTGTTGGTGAAAGCAGTTGATAATCTTGATCAG GAAATATACCGAATAAAGTTGCCTGGTGCAGCAAAGATAGGAGAAGGAAAGCCTGAAAATCAGAATCATGCCATTGTCTTCTCTCGTGGGGAAGCTCTTCAAACCATTGACATGAATCAG GACAATTACTTGGAAGAAGCTTTAAAAATGCGTAACCTTCTTGAGGAATTTAATGAAGATCACGGAGTGCGTGCACCTACAATATTGGGTGTTCGTGAGCATATCTTCACTGGAAG TGTGTCTTCATTGGCTTGGTTTATGTCTAATCAAGAGACAAGTTTTGTCACCATTGGCCAGAGAGTTCTTGCAAGGCCTTTAAG GGTCCGTTTCCATTATGGACATCCAGATGTTTTTGACAGAATTTTCCACATCACTCGTGGTGGAATTAGCAAAGCTTCAAGGGGTATCAATCTCAGTGAGGACATATTTGCAG GTTTCAATTCAACATTGCGACGTGGAAATATTACTCACCATGAATACATTCAAGTTGGAAAGGGGCGAGATGTTGGTCTTAACCAAATCTCTCTCTTTGAGGCAAAAGTGGCATGTGGTAATGGAGAGCAGACTCTTAGCCGAGATCTATACAGATTAGGACATCGCTTTGATTTCTTCCGTATGCTGTCCTGTTATTTCACAACTACTGGATTTTATATCAGCTCAATG CTGGTAGTCCTCACAGTTTATGCATTTTTATATGGTAAACTATACCTTGCATTGAGTGGACTGGAACAGTCTATCGTCAAAGTTGCAAGATCCAAGGGTGACGATGCTCTTAAAGCTGCAATGGCCTCACAGTCTGTCGTTCAACTTGGTTTATTGATGGCCCTGCCCATGGTTATGGAGATTGGGCTCGAAAGAGGCTTCAGGACTGCTTTAGGTGACATTATCATCATGAACCTGCAGTTGGCTGCTGTTTTCTTTACCTTCTCTCTTGGAACAAAACTCCACTACTTTGGCCGCACAATTTTACATGGTGGCGCGAAATACAGAGCAACTGGGCGTGGTTTTGTCGTGAGACATGAGAAATTTGCTGAGAACTACAGGATGTACTCGAGGAGCCATTTCACCAAAGCACTGGAAATTATGATTTGCCTCATAGCTTATCAAATTTTCGGTGTGGCAGTTACTGATAATATAGCTTTCATTCTTCTCAGTGGCTCAATGTGGTTCCTTGTGATTTCATGGTTGTTTGCTCCCTTCCTCTTTAATCCTTCAGGCTTTGAGTGGCAAAAGATAGTTGATGATTGGGAAGATTGGGGCAAGTGGATAAGCAACCATGGAGGCATTGGTGTTCCAGCAACCAAGAGTTGGGAGTCTTGGTGGGATGAAGAGCAAGAACATCTGCAGTGCTCTGGTCTAATTGGCCGTTTCTGTGAAGTTCTTCTTTCTATGCGCTTCTTACTTTTCCAGTATGGAATTGTTTATCAGCTAAATGTGTCCAATAGTGATAAAAGTATCATG GTTTATGGTTTGTCCTGGTTAGTCATTGTGTTTGTCATGGTCGTCTTGAAG ATTGTATCCTTAGGAAGGAAGAAGTTCAGTGCTGATTTCCAGCTGATGTTCAGGCTGCTGAAATTGTTCCTTTTCATTGGCTTCATAGTCACATTTGTCATGCTGTTCAAATTCCTAAGTCTTACCGTTGGAGATATATTTGCCAGCTTATTGGCCTTCTTGCCAACTGGATGGGCTCTTCTTTCG ATAGCACAGGCATGTAGGCCAGTAGTGAAGGGCATAGGAATGTGGGGATCTGTGAAGGCTCTAGCTAGAGGATACGATTATTTAATGGGGCTTGTGATCTTCACACCGGTTGCTGTTCTTGCTTGGTTCCCTTTTGTCTCCGAGTTCCAGACAAGGCTTCTCTTCAACCAGGCCTTCAGCAGAGGGCTTCAAATTCAACGTATTCTTGCTGGTGGGAAGAAGCACAAGTGA